From Salvia splendens isolate huo1 chromosome 3, SspV2, whole genome shotgun sequence, a single genomic window includes:
- the LOC121794736 gene encoding ubiquitin-like-specific protease 1D isoform X2 — MAGEGERKRKVGKDLDFDKLPGRYDEEGESGPINCFRHLSEEELIEKITRDVNFKSMYRLPDGGEKLRANIKRMEAELARRKLEKDNLKGRKSIISADESIDNGGTDDLSHPRAPASEFGLIFCSKLDTERANDCPGAESTLEQSDHKKIRERKPFLAQITQKQDLSSIQTPFKSPNHLSANISDQQQTNGEKRGIHASNSSSHPSDKNVSCGSTKKESSAHSLHLHNTRRNTRRSFVLVDEEKEELEGDVVDETDLVGLSKDARIYYPSRDDPEAIEICYLDMECLAPESYLSSPIMNFYIRYLQKPTSPTSSTRRKYNYHMFNTYFYEKLKQDVLTKTDREDLFMKFRRWWKGVNIFEKAYIFLPIHENHHWSLVIISIPNKEDGSGPIILHLDSLRLHSSKSIFSNVKSFLVEEWKFLQKEEVLPELPIAENIWNRLSRRIVEKVIEVPQQQNEYDCGLFVLFFMERFIGEAPERLKKQDLHMFGKQWFRPAEASSLRRRIHSLLTLEFKKDPCKSDSLMDEVNIW, encoded by the exons ATGGCAGGggaaggagagagaaagagaaaagtgggtaaagacctcgactttgATAAGCTACCCGGTAGATACGACGAGGAGGGGGAATCGGGGCCGATTAACTGCTTCAGGCATCTCTCTGAGGAAGAACTCATTGAGAAGATTACTAGGGATGTAAATTTCAAAAGTATGTATAGATTGCCCGACGGCGGCGAGAAATTGAGAGCTAACATTAAGAGGATGGAAGCGGAATTGGCGCGCAGAAAGCTTGAAAAG GATAACCTAAAAGGCAGGAAGTCGATAATATCAGCCGATGAGTCTATTGACAATG GTGGCACGGATGACTTATCACATCCACGAGCTCCTGCTTCAGAATTTGGTTTGATTTTCTGCAGCAAGTTGGACACTGAA AGGGCAAACGACTGTCCCGGAGCAGAATCTACGTTGGAGCAATCTGATCACAAAAAAATCAGAGAGCGCAAACCATTTTTAGCTCAGATAACTCAAAAGCAAGATTTATCATCAATACAAACACCTTTTAAATCTCCAAATCATCTCTCAGCAAACATTAGTGACCAGCAGCAAACCAATGGCGAGAAAAGAGGAATCCATGCTTCTAATTCATCATCTCATCCGTCTGACAAAAATGTTTCTTGCGGTTCAACAAAAAA GGAAAGTAGCGCTCATAGTCTACATCTACATAACACCAGAAGGAACACC CGGAGAAGTTTTGTTCTAGTAGATGAAGAGAAGGAGGAACTTGAGGGCGATGTAGTAGATGAAACAGACCTAGTGGGTCTAAG TAAAGACGCCCGCATATACTACCCATCAAG GGATGATCCCGAAGCCATTGAAATCTGTTACCTGGACATGGAATGTCTGGCTCCTGAGTCTTATTTATCATCACCTATCATGAACTTTTACATTCG ATATTTGCAGAAACCAACATCCCCAACTTCAAGTACTAGAAGAAAATACAATTATCACATGTTCAATACTTACTTCTATGAGAAGTTGAAACAGGATGTTCTGACAAAG ACTGATAGAGAAGATTTATTTATGAAGTTCCGAAGATGGTGGAAAGGTGTGAATATATTCGAGAAAGCATACATCTTCCTCCCAATTCATGAAAA TCATCATTGGAGCTTGGTTATTATATCCATACCAAATAAAGAAGACGGGTCGGGGCCAATTATACTGCATTTGGATTCTTTAAGACTTCATTCCAGCAAGTCAATTTTCAGTAATGTGAAGAG CTTTCTAGTAGAAGAGTGGAAGTTTTTACAAAAAGAAGAAGTGCTGCCTGAACTCCCCATCGCAGAGAATATCTGGAACAGGCTCTCTCGAAGAATTGTAGAGAAAGTAATTGAG GTGCCTCAACAACAAAACGAATATGACTGTGGcctttttgttcttttctttaTGGAACGTTTTATTGGTGAAGCGCCTGAACGTCTGAAAAAGCAGGACTTGCATATG TTCGGAAAGCAATGGTTCAGACCTGCGGAAGCTTCTAGTCTGAGAAGGAGAATTCACAGTTTACTAACGTTAGAGTTTAAGAAGGACCCATGTAAATCGGACTCATTGATGGATGAAGTGAACATATGGTGA
- the LOC121794736 gene encoding ubiquitin-like-specific protease 1D isoform X1, producing MAGEGERKRKVGKDLDFDKLPGRYDEEGESGPINCFRHLSEEELIEKITRDVNFKSMYRLPDGGEKLRANIKRMEAELARRKLEKDNLKGRKSIISADESIDNGGTDDLSHPRAPASEFGLIFCSKLDTERANDCPGAESTLEQSDHKKIRERKPFLAQITQKQDLSSIQTPFKSPNHLSANISDQQQTNGEKRGIHASNSSSHPSDKNVSCGSTKKESSAHSLHLHNTRRNTRRSFVLVDEEKEELEGDVVDETDLVGLSSKDARIYYPSRDDPEAIEICYLDMECLAPESYLSSPIMNFYIRYLQKPTSPTSSTRRKYNYHMFNTYFYEKLKQDVLTKTDREDLFMKFRRWWKGVNIFEKAYIFLPIHENHHWSLVIISIPNKEDGSGPIILHLDSLRLHSSKSIFSNVKSFLVEEWKFLQKEEVLPELPIAENIWNRLSRRIVEKVIEVPQQQNEYDCGLFVLFFMERFIGEAPERLKKQDLHMFGKQWFRPAEASSLRRRIHSLLTLEFKKDPCKSDSLMDEVNIW from the exons ATGGCAGGggaaggagagagaaagagaaaagtgggtaaagacctcgactttgATAAGCTACCCGGTAGATACGACGAGGAGGGGGAATCGGGGCCGATTAACTGCTTCAGGCATCTCTCTGAGGAAGAACTCATTGAGAAGATTACTAGGGATGTAAATTTCAAAAGTATGTATAGATTGCCCGACGGCGGCGAGAAATTGAGAGCTAACATTAAGAGGATGGAAGCGGAATTGGCGCGCAGAAAGCTTGAAAAG GATAACCTAAAAGGCAGGAAGTCGATAATATCAGCCGATGAGTCTATTGACAATG GTGGCACGGATGACTTATCACATCCACGAGCTCCTGCTTCAGAATTTGGTTTGATTTTCTGCAGCAAGTTGGACACTGAA AGGGCAAACGACTGTCCCGGAGCAGAATCTACGTTGGAGCAATCTGATCACAAAAAAATCAGAGAGCGCAAACCATTTTTAGCTCAGATAACTCAAAAGCAAGATTTATCATCAATACAAACACCTTTTAAATCTCCAAATCATCTCTCAGCAAACATTAGTGACCAGCAGCAAACCAATGGCGAGAAAAGAGGAATCCATGCTTCTAATTCATCATCTCATCCGTCTGACAAAAATGTTTCTTGCGGTTCAACAAAAAA GGAAAGTAGCGCTCATAGTCTACATCTACATAACACCAGAAGGAACACC CGGAGAAGTTTTGTTCTAGTAGATGAAGAGAAGGAGGAACTTGAGGGCGATGTAGTAGATGAAACAGACCTAGTGGGTCTAAG CAGTAAAGACGCCCGCATATACTACCCATCAAG GGATGATCCCGAAGCCATTGAAATCTGTTACCTGGACATGGAATGTCTGGCTCCTGAGTCTTATTTATCATCACCTATCATGAACTTTTACATTCG ATATTTGCAGAAACCAACATCCCCAACTTCAAGTACTAGAAGAAAATACAATTATCACATGTTCAATACTTACTTCTATGAGAAGTTGAAACAGGATGTTCTGACAAAG ACTGATAGAGAAGATTTATTTATGAAGTTCCGAAGATGGTGGAAAGGTGTGAATATATTCGAGAAAGCATACATCTTCCTCCCAATTCATGAAAA TCATCATTGGAGCTTGGTTATTATATCCATACCAAATAAAGAAGACGGGTCGGGGCCAATTATACTGCATTTGGATTCTTTAAGACTTCATTCCAGCAAGTCAATTTTCAGTAATGTGAAGAG CTTTCTAGTAGAAGAGTGGAAGTTTTTACAAAAAGAAGAAGTGCTGCCTGAACTCCCCATCGCAGAGAATATCTGGAACAGGCTCTCTCGAAGAATTGTAGAGAAAGTAATTGAG GTGCCTCAACAACAAAACGAATATGACTGTGGcctttttgttcttttctttaTGGAACGTTTTATTGGTGAAGCGCCTGAACGTCTGAAAAAGCAGGACTTGCATATG TTCGGAAAGCAATGGTTCAGACCTGCGGAAGCTTCTAGTCTGAGAAGGAGAATTCACAGTTTACTAACGTTAGAGTTTAAGAAGGACCCATGTAAATCGGACTCATTGATGGATGAAGTGAACATATGGTGA
- the LOC121794736 gene encoding ubiquitin-like-specific protease 1D isoform X3: MAGEGERKRKVGKDLDFDKLPGRYDEEGESGPINCFRHLSEEELIEKITRDVNFKSMYRLPDGGEKLRANIKRMEAELARRKLEKDNLKGRKSIISADESIDNGGTDDLSHPRAPASEFGLIFCSKLDTERANDCPGAESTLEQSDHKKIRERKPFLAQITQKQDLSSIQTPFKSPNHLSANISDQQQTNGEKRGIHASNSSSHPSDKNVSCGSTKKESSAHSLHLHNTRRNTRRSFVLVDEEKEELEGDVVDETDLVGLSSKDARIYYPSRDDPEAIEICYLDMECLAPESYLSSPIMNFYIRYLQKPTSPTSSTRRKYNYHMFNTYFYEKLKQDVLTKTDREDLFMKFRRWWKGVNIFEKAYIFLPIHENHHWSLVIISIPNKEDGSGPIILHLDSLRLHSSKSIFSNVKSFLVEEWKFLQKEEVLPELPIAENIWNRLSRRIVEKVIEVPQQQNEYDCGLFVLFFMERFIGEAPERLKKQDLHMVLVSIPISESNGSDLRKLLV, encoded by the exons ATGGCAGGggaaggagagagaaagagaaaagtgggtaaagacctcgactttgATAAGCTACCCGGTAGATACGACGAGGAGGGGGAATCGGGGCCGATTAACTGCTTCAGGCATCTCTCTGAGGAAGAACTCATTGAGAAGATTACTAGGGATGTAAATTTCAAAAGTATGTATAGATTGCCCGACGGCGGCGAGAAATTGAGAGCTAACATTAAGAGGATGGAAGCGGAATTGGCGCGCAGAAAGCTTGAAAAG GATAACCTAAAAGGCAGGAAGTCGATAATATCAGCCGATGAGTCTATTGACAATG GTGGCACGGATGACTTATCACATCCACGAGCTCCTGCTTCAGAATTTGGTTTGATTTTCTGCAGCAAGTTGGACACTGAA AGGGCAAACGACTGTCCCGGAGCAGAATCTACGTTGGAGCAATCTGATCACAAAAAAATCAGAGAGCGCAAACCATTTTTAGCTCAGATAACTCAAAAGCAAGATTTATCATCAATACAAACACCTTTTAAATCTCCAAATCATCTCTCAGCAAACATTAGTGACCAGCAGCAAACCAATGGCGAGAAAAGAGGAATCCATGCTTCTAATTCATCATCTCATCCGTCTGACAAAAATGTTTCTTGCGGTTCAACAAAAAA GGAAAGTAGCGCTCATAGTCTACATCTACATAACACCAGAAGGAACACC CGGAGAAGTTTTGTTCTAGTAGATGAAGAGAAGGAGGAACTTGAGGGCGATGTAGTAGATGAAACAGACCTAGTGGGTCTAAG CAGTAAAGACGCCCGCATATACTACCCATCAAG GGATGATCCCGAAGCCATTGAAATCTGTTACCTGGACATGGAATGTCTGGCTCCTGAGTCTTATTTATCATCACCTATCATGAACTTTTACATTCG ATATTTGCAGAAACCAACATCCCCAACTTCAAGTACTAGAAGAAAATACAATTATCACATGTTCAATACTTACTTCTATGAGAAGTTGAAACAGGATGTTCTGACAAAG ACTGATAGAGAAGATTTATTTATGAAGTTCCGAAGATGGTGGAAAGGTGTGAATATATTCGAGAAAGCATACATCTTCCTCCCAATTCATGAAAA TCATCATTGGAGCTTGGTTATTATATCCATACCAAATAAAGAAGACGGGTCGGGGCCAATTATACTGCATTTGGATTCTTTAAGACTTCATTCCAGCAAGTCAATTTTCAGTAATGTGAAGAG CTTTCTAGTAGAAGAGTGGAAGTTTTTACAAAAAGAAGAAGTGCTGCCTGAACTCCCCATCGCAGAGAATATCTGGAACAGGCTCTCTCGAAGAATTGTAGAGAAAGTAATTGAG GTGCCTCAACAACAAAACGAATATGACTGTGGcctttttgttcttttctttaTGGAACGTTTTATTGGTGAAGCGCCTGAACGTCTGAAAAAGCAGGACTTGCATATGGTACTTGTTTCCATTCCAAT TTCGGAAAGCAATGGTTCAGACCTGCGGAAGCTTCTAGTCTGA